From Skermanella sp. TT6, a single genomic window includes:
- the pyrC gene encoding dihydroorotase, giving the protein MSDTPNSLTIRRPDDWHLHLRDGAMLKAVLPFTARQFGRAIIMPNLKPPVTTVDQAKRYAAEIRDALPEGSTFQPLMTCYLTDGADPDEIARGHEEGVFTAVKLYPAHATTNSAHGVTDLDKVAGVLERMQRIGMPLLVHGEVTDQDVDIFDREAVFIDRVLAPLLKRYPELKVVFEHITTEEAADFVSADASGRLGATITAHHLVINRSHIFAGGIRPHLYCLPIAKRERHRLALRRAATSGAAPFFLGTDSAPHPVTAKESACGCAGVFTAPTAVEVYAQVFAEEGALDRFEAFASLNGPRFYGLDPNPDTITLDRTGQTVPDIVLSADGDAVLPFRSGERLDWRLVPES; this is encoded by the coding sequence ATGTCAGACACGCCGAACAGCCTCACCATACGCCGTCCCGACGACTGGCACCTGCATCTGCGCGACGGCGCCATGCTGAAGGCGGTGCTGCCCTTCACCGCCCGTCAGTTCGGCCGCGCCATCATCATGCCGAACCTCAAGCCGCCGGTCACCACCGTGGATCAGGCGAAGCGCTACGCGGCGGAGATCCGCGATGCATTGCCGGAAGGCTCGACCTTCCAGCCGCTGATGACCTGCTACCTGACCGACGGCGCCGATCCGGACGAGATCGCCCGCGGCCACGAGGAAGGCGTCTTCACCGCGGTCAAGCTCTACCCGGCGCACGCCACCACCAACTCGGCCCACGGCGTGACCGACCTGGACAAGGTCGCGGGCGTGCTGGAGCGGATGCAGCGCATCGGCATGCCGCTGCTGGTCCATGGCGAGGTGACCGACCAGGACGTGGACATCTTCGACCGCGAGGCCGTGTTCATCGACCGCGTCCTAGCGCCGCTGCTGAAACGCTATCCGGAGCTCAAGGTGGTGTTCGAGCATATCACGACGGAGGAGGCGGCCGACTTCGTCTCCGCCGACGCCAGCGGCCGGCTGGGCGCCACCATCACCGCCCATCATCTGGTGATCAACCGCAGCCACATCTTCGCCGGCGGCATCCGCCCGCATCTCTATTGCCTGCCGATCGCCAAGCGCGAGCGCCACCGGCTGGCGCTGCGCCGTGCCGCCACGTCGGGGGCGGCGCCGTTCTTCCTCGGCACCGACAGCGCTCCCCATCCGGTCACCGCCAAGGAAAGCGCCTGCGGTTGCGCCGGCGTCTTCACGGCGCCGACCGCGGTGGAGGTCTATGCCCAGGTCTTCGCGGAGGAGGGGGCGCTCGACCGGTTCGAGGCGTTCGCCAGCCTCAACGGCCCTCGCTTCTACGGGCTGGATCCCAATCCGGACACGATCACGCTGGACCGGACCGGCCAGACCGTCCCCGACATCGTCCTGTCCGCCGACGGCGACGCCGTGCTGCCCTTCCGGAGCGGCGAGCGCCTGGACTGGCGCCTTGTCCCCGAATCCTGA
- the thiE gene encoding thiamine phosphate synthase: protein MADCRLYLCTPPALDPAVFADQLAQALDAGDVACIQLRLKDVDDDTVRRAVDVLRPISQSRGVAFILNDRPDLAAETGCDGVHVGQSDWPYAKARKAVGADAIVGVTCHDSRHLAMEAAEAGADYVAFGAFYPTTTKPSHYRPEPDLLQWWSEMMEVPCVAIGGITPENCAPLVKAGADFICVVTAVWNHPEGPGAGVKAFNAAIEAASGAT from the coding sequence ATGGCGGACTGCCGCCTCTATCTCTGCACGCCGCCGGCCCTGGATCCGGCCGTGTTCGCCGACCAGCTGGCGCAAGCCCTGGACGCAGGCGACGTCGCCTGCATCCAGCTCAGGCTGAAGGACGTTGACGACGACACGGTGCGCCGCGCCGTCGACGTGCTGCGACCGATCTCGCAGTCGCGCGGCGTCGCCTTCATCCTGAACGACCGGCCCGACCTCGCGGCGGAGACGGGATGCGACGGCGTGCATGTGGGCCAGAGCGACTGGCCCTATGCCAAGGCGCGGAAGGCCGTGGGGGCCGATGCCATCGTCGGCGTGACCTGCCACGACAGCCGCCACCTGGCGATGGAGGCGGCGGAGGCCGGCGCCGACTATGTCGCGTTCGGCGCGTTCTATCCGACCACGACCAAGCCGTCCCACTACCGGCCGGAGCCCGACCTGCTGCAATGGTGGTCGGAGATGATGGAAGTCCCCTGCGTGGCGATCGGGGGCATCACGCCGGAGAACTGCGCCCCCCTGGTCAAGGCCGGCGCCGACTTCATCTGCGTCGTGACGGCGGTGTGGAACCATCCGGAGGGTCCGGGCGCCGGGGTCAAGGCGTTCAACGCGGCGATCGAGGCGGCCTCGGGAGCCACCTGA
- a CDS encoding LysE family translocator has translation MEASILLAAATAGAIVVLTPGPAVLALLGIGAAQGRRAGAGFLVGHLVGDTLWAMLALTALIGAKVIAPVVFQVLALACGAYLLYLGARAVLVRRDASGQVSTSVRRPLARGLMFGVTNPKSYPVTLSVFTALLAQDLESLTAANAPLLLGAVFAGFLVADAILIWLVGTPPLRRLYRSGEIWIIRATGVMFIGFAVSTLWHALRAG, from the coding sequence ATGGAAGCCTCGATCCTGCTGGCGGCCGCGACGGCGGGAGCCATCGTCGTCCTGACGCCAGGGCCGGCCGTACTGGCCCTGCTGGGGATCGGTGCCGCCCAGGGGCGGCGGGCCGGGGCGGGGTTCCTGGTCGGGCATCTGGTCGGCGATACCTTGTGGGCGATGCTGGCGCTGACCGCGCTGATCGGCGCCAAGGTCATAGCGCCGGTCGTGTTCCAGGTGCTGGCGCTGGCCTGCGGGGCATACCTGCTCTATCTCGGAGCCCGCGCCGTCCTGGTCCGGCGCGACGCCTCCGGGCAGGTCTCCACCTCCGTCCGGCGGCCCCTGGCCCGCGGCCTGATGTTCGGGGTCACCAATCCCAAGAGCTATCCGGTCACCCTGTCCGTCTTCACGGCGCTGCTGGCCCAGGACCTGGAGTCCCTGACCGCGGCCAACGCGCCGCTCCTGCTGGGCGCGGTGTTCGCGGGGTTCCTGGTCGCGGACGCCATCCTGATCTGGCTGGTGGGAACGCCGCCGCTGCGCCGCCTGTACCGGTCGGGGGAGATCTGGATCATCCGCGCGACCGGGGTGATGTTCATCGGCTTCGCCGTCAGCACCCTGTGGCACGCCCTGCGCGCCGGGTGA
- a CDS encoding alpha/beta hydrolase has product MPDLATSAASPADLAAAAPVRPEPPPAIGWLTLPDGAVVRHACWEPDGAPRATLLMLNGRSEFIEKYTELARDWNARGFRVFSLDWRGQGLSTRPLPPPRHERHYLTDFAILEEDLQVFLERVVVPRQAGPLVLYAHSMGGHVAARYLTSGWHHFAAAVLSAPMADIDTQGFPRPVVRALAALMSLAGFGTAYALGQGDYDPDRQDFATNPVTHDARRWAVHHQWFRAHPELRVGGVTWAWLHATFRSVDLLARPETSAAVDLPMLVLSPVQDPLIPPEAHRDLCRRYHKCRLVRYPEARHEIMMEADDLRARAWADIDGFLAEVLPEAPALRGGILGDAAMGA; this is encoded by the coding sequence GTGCCGGACTTGGCCACATCCGCCGCATCCCCAGCCGACCTCGCGGCGGCAGCGCCCGTTCGCCCGGAACCGCCGCCGGCCATCGGCTGGCTGACCCTGCCGGATGGGGCGGTGGTCCGCCATGCCTGCTGGGAGCCCGACGGGGCGCCCCGGGCGACGCTGCTGATGCTGAACGGGCGGTCGGAGTTCATCGAGAAGTACACCGAACTGGCGCGTGACTGGAACGCGCGCGGGTTCCGCGTCTTCAGCCTGGATTGGCGCGGCCAGGGGCTTTCCACCCGGCCACTGCCGCCGCCCCGCCATGAACGGCATTACCTGACCGACTTCGCGATCCTGGAGGAAGACCTGCAGGTCTTCCTGGAACGGGTCGTCGTGCCGCGGCAGGCCGGGCCGCTGGTGCTCTATGCCCATTCCATGGGCGGGCATGTCGCGGCGCGCTACCTTACGTCGGGCTGGCATCATTTCGCCGCCGCCGTGCTGTCGGCGCCGATGGCGGACATCGACACGCAGGGGTTCCCCCGCCCCGTGGTGCGCGCTCTGGCGGCGCTGATGAGCCTCGCCGGGTTCGGCACCGCCTATGCCCTCGGGCAGGGCGACTATGATCCGGACCGGCAGGATTTCGCGACCAACCCCGTCACCCACGACGCGAGGCGCTGGGCGGTCCATCACCAGTGGTTCCGCGCCCATCCGGAACTGCGGGTCGGCGGAGTCACCTGGGCGTGGCTGCACGCGACCTTCCGCTCGGTGGACCTGCTGGCCCGGCCGGAGACGTCGGCGGCCGTCGATCTGCCCATGCTGGTGCTGAGCCCGGTGCAGGACCCGCTGATCCCCCCCGAGGCGCACCGGGACCTGTGCCGGCGCTACCACAAGTGCCGGCTGGTGCGCTACCCCGAGGCCCGGCACGAGATCATGATGGAGGCCGACGATCTCCGCGCGCGGGCCTGGGCCGATATCGACGGCTTCCTGGCCGAGGTGCTGCCGGAAGCGCCCGCCCTACGAGGAGGGATACTCGGCGACGCCGCCATGGGCGCCTGA
- the hisS gene encoding histidine--tRNA ligase, with amino-acid sequence MSLIQAKTPPGVMELLPKDQIAFQRFLDTIRRGYERFGFLPVETPVFETVDVLLTKTGGETEKQVYFVQSTGARQQGKDAELALRFDLTVPLARYVAEHEHDLAFPFRRYQMQRVYRGERAQKGRFREFYQCDIDVIGKDTLPVAYDAEMPAVIYHVFRELDVGGFTINFNNRKMLAGLFETFSIEDGERRKLALREIDKLDKIGRDKVIESLSGEGIGLDRELATRLLDAIGLTGTNAEIMAALGAMAGRSDLFAQGLAELDAVLAGLKALKVPEEFYRINPAIARGLDYYTGTVYETFLNDFPGVGSVCSGGRYDNLASHYTKSRLPGVGISIGATRLFYQLKEAGVIKGDGSTSAVLVTQLDPALSADYLAIAAELRDAGINTEVQFEASKIAKQLKYADRAGIRFAVLMGTDEQARGTVTLKDLGKGEQHDVPRAELAERVRGLIDGQR; translated from the coding sequence ATGAGCCTGATCCAAGCCAAGACCCCGCCGGGCGTGATGGAACTGCTGCCCAAGGACCAGATCGCTTTCCAGCGCTTCCTGGACACCATCCGGCGCGGATACGAGCGCTTCGGCTTCCTGCCGGTGGAAACCCCCGTGTTCGAGACGGTGGACGTGCTGCTGACCAAGACCGGCGGCGAGACCGAGAAGCAGGTCTATTTCGTCCAGTCCACCGGCGCGCGGCAGCAAGGCAAGGACGCCGAGCTGGCGTTGCGCTTCGACCTGACCGTGCCGCTGGCCCGCTATGTGGCCGAGCACGAGCACGACCTGGCCTTCCCGTTCCGCCGGTATCAGATGCAGCGGGTCTATCGCGGCGAGCGGGCCCAGAAGGGGCGGTTCCGCGAATTCTACCAGTGCGACATCGACGTGATCGGCAAGGACACGCTGCCGGTCGCCTATGACGCCGAAATGCCGGCGGTGATCTACCATGTCTTCCGCGAACTGGACGTCGGTGGCTTCACCATCAACTTCAACAATCGCAAGATGCTGGCCGGCCTGTTCGAGACCTTCTCGATCGAGGACGGCGAGCGGCGCAAGCTGGCGCTCCGCGAGATCGACAAGCTGGACAAGATCGGCCGCGACAAGGTGATCGAGAGCCTGTCCGGCGAGGGGATCGGGTTGGACCGCGAGCTTGCGACGCGGTTGCTGGACGCCATCGGCCTGACCGGCACCAATGCCGAGATCATGGCGGCCCTGGGCGCCATGGCGGGCAGGAGCGACCTGTTCGCCCAGGGGTTGGCGGAGCTGGACGCCGTGCTGGCCGGCCTGAAGGCGTTGAAGGTCCCGGAGGAGTTCTACCGGATCAACCCGGCCATCGCGCGCGGGCTGGACTATTACACCGGCACGGTCTACGAGACCTTCCTGAACGACTTCCCCGGGGTGGGCAGCGTCTGCTCCGGCGGGCGCTACGACAATCTGGCGAGCCACTACACCAAGTCGAGGCTGCCGGGCGTCGGCATCTCGATCGGCGCCACCCGGCTGTTCTACCAGCTGAAGGAGGCGGGCGTCATCAAGGGCGACGGCAGCACCAGCGCCGTCCTGGTGACCCAGCTGGACCCGGCGCTGTCCGCCGACTATCTCGCGATCGCCGCCGAGTTGCGCGACGCCGGGATCAACACGGAGGTGCAGTTCGAAGCCTCCAAGATCGCCAAGCAGCTCAAATACGCCGACCGCGCCGGCATCCGCTTCGCCGTCCTGATGGGCACCGACGAGCAGGCACGCGGCACGGTGACGCTGAAGGACCTGGGCAAGGGCGAGCAGCACGACGTGCCGCGGGCGGAACTGGCAGAGCGGGTGCGCGGCTTGATCGATGGCCAGAGATAA
- a CDS encoding ABC transporter ATP-binding protein produces the protein MKPVVEARGVGRVLPGLVPVTLVDGIDLAIGEGEFVAITGPSGSGKSSLLYLLGLLDRPTSGSILLEGRDTAEADAAELAALRLSKLGFVFQFHFLLPEFTVLGNVMIPMRKLGGSPETELRKRAEGLLEDLGLGDQTSKLPSQLSGGQRQRVAIARALANRPRVILADEPTGNLDTKSAQTVFDIFARLTRETGTTVITVTHDEGLAAQTSRRVSLVDGRLAMRSSIDASPTSE, from the coding sequence ATGAAGCCGGTGGTCGAGGCGAGGGGCGTCGGCCGCGTGCTGCCCGGCCTTGTCCCGGTGACGCTGGTCGACGGCATCGACCTCGCCATCGGGGAGGGGGAGTTCGTCGCGATCACCGGCCCCTCCGGCTCCGGCAAATCGTCGCTGCTCTATCTGCTGGGGTTGCTCGACCGGCCGACCTCCGGCTCGATCCTCCTGGAAGGCCGCGACACCGCGGAGGCCGATGCCGCCGAATTGGCGGCGCTGCGGCTGTCCAAGCTGGGCTTCGTCTTCCAGTTCCATTTCCTGCTGCCGGAATTCACGGTTCTGGGCAACGTGATGATCCCCATGCGCAAGCTCGGCGGCAGCCCGGAGACGGAGTTGCGGAAGCGTGCCGAAGGTCTGCTGGAAGACCTGGGGCTGGGCGACCAAACCTCCAAGCTGCCGTCCCAGCTTTCCGGCGGACAACGCCAGCGCGTCGCCATAGCGCGGGCGCTCGCCAACCGGCCGCGGGTGATCCTGGCCGACGAGCCGACCGGCAACCTGGACACGAAGAGCGCCCAGACGGTCTTCGACATCTTCGCCCGGCTGACGCGCGAGACGGGCACGACGGTGATCACGGTGACCCACGACGAGGGGTTGGCGGCGCAGACCAGCCGGCGGGTCAGTCTGGTGGACGGGCGGCTGGCAATGAGGTCATCGATTGACGCTTCACCGACGTCTGAATAA
- a CDS encoding aspartate transaminase: MPFIATRLSNIKPSPTIAVTQKARELKAAGRNIIGLGAGEPDFDTPDNIKEAAIAAIRSGDTKYTPVDGTPALKKAICAKFKRENGLDYTPEQVTVGTGGKQVLYNALMATLNPGDEVIVPAPYWVSYPDMVLLADGVPVPVECPADTGFKLQPADLEKAITPKTKWLILNSPNNPTGAAYTRAELKALTDVLVRHPHVWVMTDDMYEHLNYDGFEFTTPAQVEPSLYDRTLTVNGVSKAYAMTGWRIGYAAGPKELIKAMGVIQSQSTSNPSSVSQAAAVEALNGPQDFIKERAEAFKERRDLVVSMLNQASGIKCHKPEGAFYVYPSCEGTIGKTTPDGKVIGTDEDFVTYLLESEGVAVVQGSAFGLAPFFRISYATSTAELEEACQRIQRACAALR; the protein is encoded by the coding sequence ATGCCGTTCATCGCCACCCGCTTGAGCAACATCAAGCCCTCGCCGACCATCGCCGTCACCCAGAAGGCCCGTGAGCTGAAGGCCGCCGGCCGCAACATCATCGGCCTCGGCGCCGGCGAGCCCGACTTCGATACCCCGGACAACATCAAGGAGGCCGCGATCGCGGCGATCCGCTCCGGCGACACGAAGTACACCCCGGTGGACGGCACCCCGGCGCTGAAGAAGGCGATCTGCGCCAAGTTCAAGCGCGAGAACGGGCTGGACTACACGCCGGAGCAGGTGACCGTCGGGACCGGCGGCAAGCAGGTGCTGTACAACGCCCTGATGGCGACCCTGAATCCGGGCGACGAGGTGATCGTCCCGGCACCCTACTGGGTCAGCTATCCCGACATGGTGCTGCTGGCCGACGGCGTGCCCGTTCCGGTAGAATGCCCGGCCGACACCGGCTTCAAGCTCCAGCCCGCGGACCTGGAAAAGGCGATCACGCCGAAGACCAAGTGGCTGATCCTGAACAGCCCCAACAACCCGACCGGCGCCGCCTACACCCGGGCTGAGCTGAAGGCGCTGACCGACGTGCTGGTCCGCCATCCCCATGTCTGGGTGATGACCGACGACATGTACGAGCACCTGAACTATGACGGGTTCGAGTTCACGACCCCGGCCCAGGTCGAGCCGTCGCTGTACGACCGCACCCTGACGGTCAACGGCGTGTCCAAGGCCTATGCCATGACCGGCTGGCGGATCGGCTACGCGGCCGGCCCGAAGGAGCTGATCAAGGCGATGGGCGTGATCCAGAGCCAGAGCACCAGCAACCCGTCCTCGGTCAGCCAGGCGGCCGCCGTCGAGGCGCTGAACGGCCCGCAGGACTTCATCAAGGAACGGGCGGAAGCCTTCAAGGAGCGCCGCGACCTGGTCGTGTCGATGCTGAACCAGGCGAGCGGCATCAAGTGCCACAAGCCGGAAGGTGCCTTTTACGTCTATCCCTCGTGCGAGGGCACGATCGGCAAGACGACCCCGGACGGCAAGGTGATCGGGACGGACGAGGATTTCGTCACCTACCTGCTGGAGTCCGAAGGCGTCGCGGTGGTCCAGGGCTCGGCCTTCGGGCTGGCGCCCTTCTTCCGCATCTCCTACGCGACTTCGACCGCGGAGCTGGAAGAGGCCTGCCAGCGCATCCAGCGCGCCTGCGCGGCGCTGAGGTAA
- a CDS encoding orotate phosphoribosyltransferase, producing MTSPHASLGTTYDPDFIATLTAKMLIEIKAVHFNGDKPFIFTSGWASPVYIDCRKIISYPRARGAVVDFAAATLAREVGFESIDIVAGGETAGIPFAAWIADRLALPMQYIRKKPKGFGRNAQIEGDVVEGARTLLVEDLTTDGKSKINFVQALRDAGARVSDTFVVFHYGIFPQSRTNMANMGVRLHALATWWDVLRVAKDNNYFDTHTLGEVEKFLNNPVDWSGAHGGVAEYPSS from the coding sequence ATGACCTCGCCCCACGCCTCGCTCGGCACGACCTACGATCCGGACTTCATTGCCACGCTCACCGCCAAGATGCTGATCGAGATCAAGGCGGTGCATTTCAACGGCGACAAGCCGTTCATCTTCACGTCCGGCTGGGCCAGCCCCGTCTATATCGACTGCCGCAAGATCATCTCCTATCCGCGCGCCCGCGGCGCCGTGGTGGATTTCGCGGCGGCCACCCTGGCCCGGGAGGTCGGGTTCGAGTCGATCGACATCGTCGCCGGCGGCGAGACCGCGGGCATTCCGTTCGCCGCCTGGATCGCCGACCGGCTGGCCCTGCCGATGCAGTATATCCGGAAGAAGCCCAAGGGCTTCGGCCGCAACGCCCAGATCGAGGGCGACGTGGTGGAGGGGGCCCGCACCCTGCTGGTCGAGGACCTGACCACCGACGGCAAGAGCAAGATCAACTTCGTCCAGGCGCTCCGCGATGCCGGCGCCCGGGTATCCGACACCTTCGTGGTCTTCCACTACGGCATCTTCCCGCAAAGCCGCACCAACATGGCCAACATGGGCGTGCGCCTGCACGCGCTGGCGACCTGGTGGGACGTGCTTCGCGTCGCCAAGGACAACAATTATTTCGACACGCACACCCTGGGCGAGGTCGAGAAGTTCCTGAACAACCCGGTGGACTGGTCAGGCGCCCATGGCGGCGTCGCCGAGTATCCCTCCTCGTAG
- a CDS encoding ABC transporter permease — protein sequence MPRPLLLDLALTHILGRKRQTIVSVMGVALGVGFFIAMAALMQGFQSYFVDTVINASPHITVRDQFREPAVQPVAAAFPGGAVALHGLKPRNEIRGIRKAGTLVAALSEWPGLWVAPSLTGQVILRYGSADQSASLIGIVPEREVRVTQLEQDMVEGRLADLSSAANGIVMGVGLADKLGAKMGDSLNAISPAGVILRVKLVGLFRTGIVNLDEGQAYILLKKAQILQSRANVINQIRIRLDRVDDAREVAARIESLYGYRAESWQEANEGVFGVFRIQNAIMYSTVGAIMVVAAFGIFNIISTVVYEKSRDIAILKSIGLTESDIRRTFLMQGLMIGVIGAVLGWLIGFGLTSLLASIRFDVGGMVRNDRFFLEWSLTHYWIGGLFSLAASGVAAWIPARRAAGANPVDIIRGAA from the coding sequence ATGCCGCGCCCGCTTCTCCTCGATCTGGCATTGACCCATATTCTGGGCCGCAAGCGGCAGACGATCGTGTCCGTCATGGGCGTGGCGCTGGGCGTGGGGTTCTTCATCGCCATGGCGGCGCTGATGCAGGGCTTCCAGAGCTACTTCGTCGATACCGTGATCAACGCGTCGCCCCACATCACCGTGCGCGACCAGTTCCGGGAGCCGGCGGTCCAGCCCGTCGCCGCGGCCTTCCCCGGCGGCGCCGTGGCCCTTCACGGGCTGAAGCCGCGGAACGAGATTCGCGGCATCCGCAAGGCCGGCACCCTCGTCGCGGCGCTGTCGGAGTGGCCGGGCCTGTGGGTGGCCCCGTCGCTGACCGGGCAGGTGATCCTGCGCTACGGCAGCGCCGACCAGAGCGCCAGCCTGATCGGCATCGTGCCGGAGCGCGAGGTGCGCGTCACCCAGCTGGAGCAGGACATGGTCGAAGGCCGCCTCGCCGACCTGTCCAGCGCCGCCAACGGCATCGTGATGGGCGTGGGGCTGGCGGACAAGCTGGGTGCCAAGATGGGCGACAGCCTCAACGCGATCTCGCCGGCCGGGGTGATCCTGCGGGTCAAGCTGGTCGGGCTGTTCCGTACCGGCATCGTCAACCTCGACGAGGGGCAGGCCTATATCCTGCTGAAGAAGGCCCAGATCCTGCAATCCAGGGCCAACGTGATCAACCAGATCCGCATCCGCCTGGACCGGGTGGACGACGCCCGCGAGGTGGCGGCCCGGATCGAGTCGCTCTACGGCTACCGGGCCGAAAGCTGGCAGGAGGCGAACGAGGGCGTGTTCGGCGTCTTCAGGATCCAGAACGCCATCATGTATTCCACCGTCGGCGCCATCATGGTGGTCGCGGCCTTCGGCATCTTCAACATCATCTCGACCGTGGTGTACGAGAAGTCTCGGGACATCGCGATCCTGAAGAGCATCGGCCTGACCGAGTCCGACATCCGCCGGACATTCCTGATGCAGGGACTGATGATCGGAGTCATCGGCGCGGTGCTGGGCTGGCTGATCGGCTTCGGGCTGACGTCGCTGCTCGCCAGCATCCGGTTCGATGTCGGCGGCATGGTCCGCAACGACCGCTTCTTCCTGGAATGGTCGCTGACCCATTACTGGATCGGCGGTCTGTTCTCCCTGGCGGCGTCGGGCGTGGCGGCCTGGATACCGGCGCGCCGCGCAGCGGGCGCGAACCCGGTTGACATCATCCGCGGTGCGGCATGA
- a CDS encoding class I fructose-bisphosphate aldolase: MKITRRVKEILANYESDNPGTKGNLARILMEGRLGGTGKLIILPVDQGFEHGPARSFAPNPAGYDPHYHYQMAIDAGLSAYAAPLGPLEAGADSFAGAIPTILKMNSANSLSRQKEAADQAVTASVKDALRLGCTAIGFTIYPGSDAMYQQYEEIRELSAEAKSYGIPTVLWSYPRGGPVTKDGELAVDVIAYAAHMAALLGAHVIKVKLPTDYLENAEAKKVYQERQIPIGTLPERVRHVMQSCFNGRRIVVFSGGAHKGEDAIFDDARAIRDGGGNGSIIGRNSFQRSREDALALLDRLVKIYLGKE, translated from the coding sequence ATGAAGATCACGCGCCGCGTCAAAGAGATCCTCGCCAATTACGAGAGCGACAATCCGGGAACCAAGGGCAACCTCGCCCGCATCCTGATGGAAGGCCGTCTCGGCGGTACCGGCAAGCTGATCATCCTGCCGGTGGACCAGGGGTTCGAGCATGGCCCGGCGCGCAGCTTCGCGCCCAATCCCGCCGGCTATGACCCGCACTACCACTACCAGATGGCGATCGACGCCGGCCTGAGCGCCTATGCGGCTCCCCTGGGCCCGCTGGAGGCCGGTGCCGACAGCTTCGCGGGCGCCATCCCGACCATCCTGAAGATGAACAGCGCCAACAGCCTGTCGCGCCAGAAGGAAGCCGCCGACCAGGCCGTGACCGCCAGCGTCAAGGACGCGCTGCGGCTAGGCTGCACGGCCATCGGCTTCACCATCTATCCCGGCTCCGACGCCATGTACCAGCAGTACGAGGAGATCCGGGAACTGAGCGCCGAGGCAAAGAGCTACGGCATCCCCACGGTCCTGTGGTCCTATCCCCGCGGCGGCCCCGTCACCAAGGACGGCGAGTTGGCCGTCGACGTGATCGCCTATGCCGCCCACATGGCGGCCCTGCTCGGCGCCCACGTCATCAAGGTCAAGCTTCCGACCGACTATCTGGAGAACGCCGAGGCCAAGAAGGTCTACCAGGAGCGCCAGATCCCGATCGGCACCCTGCCGGAGCGGGTCCGCCATGTCATGCAGTCCTGCTTCAACGGCCGCCGCATCGTGGTCTTCTCGGGCGGTGCCCACAAGGGCGAGGATGCCATCTTCGACGACGCGCGGGCGATCCGCGACGGCGGCGGCAACGGCTCGATCATCGGCCGCAACAGCTTCCAGCGGTCCCGCGAGGACGCGCTGGCCCTGCTCGACCGGCTGGTGAAGATCTATCTCGGGAAGGAATAA
- a CDS encoding efflux RND transporter periplasmic adaptor subunit, translating to MHRIRRGFLITTFLLACSILALGLFQYLYGVPAVATATVGRGPAVEAVYASGTVEPVSWAKVQPLGTGRIASVEAFEGDAVKTGQILMRLDDREHRAAVAQLEAELRFLRSELDRVSELARRGVTTTQVEERARSQLDQAAATLNAARQRVEDHRLRAPMDGMVLRRDGEIGEIARPEDVLFWIGQPSPLRIEAEVDEEDIPQISSGQPALIKADAFAGRVLDGTVADITPKGDPVNKSYRVRIALPPDTPLMIGMTVETNIVVRREDAALLVPQSALSAGHLFVVRDGRAERRPVVMGVVGQGVVEIREGLAEGETVVLDPPPGLADGSSVRPNRQRS from the coding sequence ATGCACAGGATCAGGCGCGGATTCCTCATAACCACCTTCCTCCTGGCCTGCTCCATCCTCGCCCTGGGTCTGTTCCAGTATCTTTACGGGGTTCCCGCGGTCGCGACGGCGACGGTCGGCCGCGGGCCGGCGGTCGAGGCGGTCTATGCCAGCGGCACGGTGGAGCCGGTCTCCTGGGCCAAGGTCCAGCCGCTCGGCACCGGCCGGATCGCCTCGGTCGAGGCGTTCGAGGGCGACGCGGTCAAGACCGGCCAGATCCTGATGCGGCTGGACGACCGCGAGCACCGGGCCGCGGTCGCCCAGCTCGAAGCCGAACTGCGCTTCCTGCGGTCCGAACTCGACCGGGTGTCCGAACTGGCGCGGCGGGGCGTCACCACGACGCAGGTGGAGGAGCGAGCCCGCAGCCAGCTCGACCAGGCAGCCGCCACCCTCAACGCGGCCCGCCAGCGGGTCGAGGACCATCGCCTGAGGGCGCCCATGGACGGCATGGTCCTGCGCCGCGACGGCGAGATCGGGGAGATCGCCCGGCCCGAGGACGTCCTGTTCTGGATCGGCCAGCCCAGCCCCCTGCGAATCGAGGCGGAGGTGGACGAGGAGGACATCCCCCAGATATCCTCCGGCCAGCCGGCCCTTATCAAGGCCGACGCCTTCGCCGGCCGCGTCCTGGACGGCACGGTGGCCGACATCACGCCGAAGGGCGATCCGGTCAACAAGAGCTATCGGGTCCGGATCGCCCTGCCGCCGGACACGCCGCTGATGATCGGCATGACGGTGGAGACCAACATCGTGGTGCGCCGGGAGGATGCCGCCCTGCTGGTGCCCCAGTCCGCCCTGTCCGCCGGCCATCTCTTCGTGGTGCGGGACGGACGCGCGGAGCGGCGGCCCGTCGTCATGGGCGTGGTCGGGCAGGGCGTCGTGGAGATCCGGGAGGGCCTGGCGGAAGGGGAGACCGTGGTGCTGGACCCGCCGCCGGGGCTGGCCGACGGTTCGTCGGTCCGGCCGAATCGGCAGCGATCCTGA